In the genome of Stomoxys calcitrans chromosome 4, idStoCalc2.1, whole genome shotgun sequence, the window GTCAGCAAACAAGCGACTACCTTGGATGTGGTGGAGGCAGGGGCGCCAATTGTCACAGCCTCTGACACTCCGTCTATCACTCGGCCGGCTGCTTCGCTCTTCTACCTTCACAGAAAAATAGATCAACCGAGGAGAATCAGCCAGGAACGAAGACGAGGCAGCCGATtgaacgtaccggattgacccgatgaaatccttcatcggcaagcgtTGCCGCCTTAGtgaacaacacactgctacaacaacaacgagacaGAATGAAGTACTTGAAAGAGAAACAGAGGTCACTTCAGGTGGCAAAATTCTCAGAAACTGACGGTAAGATTAGCCCAGCCTACTGGAAGCAATAGGACATTAAGCTGATGCTTTCAGCTAGGTGGAGCAACGACGATATAATGTTTGATGGAACTCATTTTAAGGATGGACTCAAGGTAACTGATTGCACCAACAAGAAATCCAAGAACTTCTTGCGTTGGGCAATTGAGAACATTGAGTTCCCCTGACCAGAGACAAAGCTTAACCTTGCATCGATGCCTGTTCAAGCAACAGGATGGATCTCGAATGAAAGTATTGAGTCCCAGCTGCTATAGCTGCCGGCGAATCAAACGTCGGGCTCTGCACAGACAAGAAACAAAGAGGATTTCTGCATGGTCTTTGGTGATGAGGAGGAGTTGGAGAAAGTCTGGCATCTGCTGTACCAATGCGCCGCATGGTGGGTAGAAGGCGCAGGTTGAACACCTCTTTTCTTCTCTAAGCTCTCTGCAGGCAATCGACCCCTTGTCATTCTGGGCTTCTGTAAGGACCTGGTGTGGCTAGCGGGGCGAAATTACAATTGATGAGGTTTTTCTGTTAGTGTGCGCCGGAGATTCGTTTCTCTCTATCTTTCCTCTCCATGAGCAGGTGCTTTGTCCATGTGTCAAAGTAACTTCCTCTCTTACATTCGTTTTATTCTATCTTATTTCATCTCTATTTACATCTGTATCTAGGACGAACACAATTGACCAATTAAATGCTGATAAAGCAATCATCTTACCCGCTATTTTCGTCtcctttaaaatgttttaaattattggatttataaatttgttttgagTTATTTATAATTTGTAggttaatttttgttatttctttttcttttttgctggagAAAGCATATCTTAACTACAGTTGACagagtttaaattttttagtttttgcaaatttttcatatttataatatataattttcttttttataataaacataaataataacaaacgcatagttttttttctttagaagtGTGTATCATTTCATTCCTCTCGTGAATGCTGTTTTGCTGGCTGTTCTGTTTCTTGTTTCCTGTCTGATGTACTTTCTTAATGAATGAGGTggtgttttattgaaaatttctattgaaaaatatatataattctgCTGATTTAATAgttatttcataaattttaaaatatattatcGTTAAATTAATTCATGATGACTCGTGACGACTGCTGTTTGAATATTATCTCGTTTTGCATGAATTTAACGGCTTATGCACGAGTTTTTGTATAATAATGATCAACATTGTAATTCGTTCATGAACTTTTTTGGGTATATGGGTTGGTACTGTGGCTTCTTTGTATGGTATCTCTAGATTTgatcaaataaattttgaaaccaTCCTCTGCAATGgttctaataattttttttatctgtgTTGGCTGTGGTATCCCCTCAAAGGCGATGATGGTTTTTGGTGCAACATGAACGATACAATTTacgctatatatgtatatatcgttTGCTTGAactctttttttcaaattcgcGTACATAACATTAGTGTATTAGGTGTGTACGTGGGTGTCTCTGTGTATGTGATATTTCTGTGTGTTACTGttgctatttttttaattatatatctTAATGGCCTTTTCAGAGAAGTTCAACGATGTTCTTTTACGGGACTTATTAATGTGATCAAGGCCAAAGTGAGGGGCATTGCTATTCCAGGAGCGGTAAACGTTCAAATCTATAGGTGTGTTATCATTAACATCAGGCGTATTACCACCAATAACCGTAAACTTATAGTTCTCCCATTCTTTGTCTGGGACATTTAAACGTTTTTGTATACGCTGCTTAAGGGCACCATATGGTTCACCTTGCCGCGCTTTGATCAAAAATGGTACTCCAAAtacgctgaaaatttctttgctGTAGTGTGCAACTGGAATAAGAGTTTCATTTTCTGCCAGTTGTAGGTCTTCAAGAGGCACTTCTTCAATTCGGAACGTCTTTTGGTTACTCTGAGGTGTTATTGGTTCAGTTGTCTTTTGCAGAGATTCAAGGGGTGTATCCTCTTTGACAATCATTGCTATTTTATGATTATTCACCTTAAGCAAACGCAGTTTCTTTGAACTGTTCTCCgagaattgtatttttttagccGCCTCATCCAACAAACCCTTTACCGTGTCATTTTTATTTGGATACAGAACCAACTCTTTTTCCTCCTTGaggtcatttgatacccaaatgcaTTTAAATTGTTTCTTATTGTCCAATTCGTGGATGCTGAGCGACAGTCTTTGATAGAAAAGCTTTTTTGGATTGCTTTGCTTGGTTGAAGCCAATGCTAACAGATCCTTCAGACAACCCTGAAAAATGAACGGGAAAAGGAATTAGTACTGCAATAATATTCAGTAATAATTTTTCAAAGGATTGATTATTTTTTACTATATTTAACTCTAGTTTATTCTACAATATTGTTTTAAAGGGTGTAGAGGCAACGAAGTACTCACTTTTTGGTTATATTGAATAGCGGTGCCTGGTTGATCTTTGTAGCTACCGGTACAAGTGAAGAATTGCAATTTATTGGGATCTGTATTTAAGCGTTCAGCCACAGCTTGTGCCATCTGATCGTAATTGTAACGGTTTGACAACTCTAAAATGATTTCCGGTTCATTTGGATTACTTTTGTCACAAAATGTGATATCTACTCTGTAAACTAAGTCACTAAAGTAGTCTGCGACGGTTGGTAATTCAAGTTTTGGATCAATGTGTTCCTTTTCAAATATCAAAACATAACCTTGAAGGCTGCCACGGTCAGCATTATCTGGattcaaatttagcacagtctccaaattttcattcaaatttgttatCCGGCGATCATTACATTCGTCAAAGACTGTAAGTTCAGTGTCAATTTCAAAACCTAAATGTGAATTAATATCAGGTATTAATTCATTCAAACATCGACCCAGCGGCTGTTGTGAACATCCGATATAATTGAGGCGCTTATTTCGGGCGTCATAATACTTGAAGAAGATAAGAACTTCTTTCTTGGGATCGAATGGAGACAGTGGTCTGCCTATTTTATCTGGTGAAGCCAATTCAAGGAAAATTACCCAGGGTTTTTGTGAGGTCGCAATTTGTTCGATTGAACGCCCACCCTCACGTTGGAAATCGAAATACAGGAATTTTTGAGTTTGTGTCGCATACATTATCCAAACACGCATACGATCCTTAGGTACACAAAATGATTTCACAAATTGATCCATCATTTCCTCAATAGTTTGTGTTTGCTTCATTTTAAACAATCTTTGATGTACCTTGTCCAAGTCAAAGAGGCGTCGCTTTTGTTGGGCCTCAAAGTATTCCTCTAAAATTACATGTATCGACACGTATAGATTAGCCTCACTGCGTTCTTTGCGCTTTGCCATTTCAATTCGTTTCTCCAATTCCAAACGTTCGACTAGCTCACTGGGTATTTCATGTTCGGGTATATCGCTGAGGACACGTTCGATTTCCGATTTGCGTATGTACACCAACATGTACGCATTACTACACTTGGGATGGAAAGACACCTCTTCGTCCATGCCACCATAGTTCATATCGATCGCTTCATTTTTCCAGCAAGTACATACGACGTCATCGTCGAACTTGAACCATTTGCCATCGCATTTTGGATTGATATAAACAACATAATGGCCACCGTGATTATCACCCGAATGTACAAGGACAGCATGTAAAATGTATTCAGCTTTGGTTTCGCCTTCCTTCTCGAGGAAACGATCTAAAGttatttgttcataaaattgGAAGCGGTCATTATATTTGATAGAACTATCGGTGACTGGATCATACTGAAAACGCATTAAATGCAAATGTAATACAGGCGGGAATGAAGTGAACTGAACACCTTTATTGGCTTcctagaaatgaaatgaaaataaatttacaattgaagaataataataataaaatcgttttgtttgaccat includes:
- the LOC106094327 gene encoding ubiquitin carboxyl-terminal hydrolase 7; protein product: MEIEPDQSMEAMDIQEIDSLPGADLQHQQHLNKLHLPPSAGQLPNENGNVPPQQLLADSGSPYANEQEMTAIEDGPKEDEFRSETVFSFTVEKIAQVKSQVLSPPVYVRMLPWKIMVIPNDRALGFFLQCNGENESSSWSCNAIAELRLKSHKPGVKPFSRMRIKHLFFAKENDYGYSNFITWQELQDPENCYVHNGAITLEVFVHADAPHGVFWDSKKHTGCVGLKNQGATCYMNSLLQTLYFTNQLRRAVYKIPTEADDSTKSVGLSLQRVFHELQFSDKPVGTKKLTKSFGWETLDSFMQHDVQEFLRVLLDKLESKMKGTNLEGTIPGLFEGKMSSYIKCKNVDYNSTRYETFYDIQLNIKDKKDIYESFQDYITPETLDGDNKYDAGVHGLQEANKGVQFTSFPPVLHLHLMRFQYDPVTDSSIKYNDRFQFYEQITLDRFLEKEGETKAEYILHAVLVHSGDNHGGHYVVYINPKCDGKWFKFDDDVVCTCWKNEAIDMNYGGMDEEVSFHPKCSNAYMLVYIRKSEIERVLSDIPEHEIPSELVERLELEKRIEMAKRKERSEANLYVSIHVILEEYFEAQQKRRLFDLDKVHQRLFKMKQTQTIEEMMDQFVKSFCVPKDRMRVWIMYATQTQKFLYFDFQREGGRSIEQIATSQKPWVIFLELASPDKIGRPLSPFDPKKEVLIFFKYYDARNKRLNYIGCSQQPLGRCLNELIPDINSHLGFEIDTELTVFDECNDRRITNLNENLETVLNLNPDNADRGSLQGYVLIFEKEHIDPKLELPTVADYFSDLVYRVDITFCDKSNPNEPEIILELSNRYNYDQMAQAVAERLNTDPNKLQFFTCTGSYKDQPGTAIQYNQKGCLKDLLALASTKQSNPKKLFYQRLSLSIHELDNKKQFKCIWVSNDLKEEKELVLYPNKNDTVKGLLDEAAKKIQFSENSSKKLRLLKVNNHKIAMIVKEDTPLESLQKTTEPITPQSNQKTFRIEEVPLEDLQLAENETLIPVAHYSKEIFSVFGVPFLIKARQGEPYGALKQRIQKRLNVPDKEWENYKFTVIGGNTPDVNDNTPIDLNVYRSWNSNAPHFGLDHINKSRKRTSLNFSEKAIKIYN